A part of Halomarina litorea genomic DNA contains:
- a CDS encoding nucleoside deaminase: protein MPPLDELDHESHVAETIDLAREAGERGDGPFGSLLVVDGEVVMAETNREYTDDDITSHPELTIARRAARELTAEERARAIMYTSTEPCPMCSGGIAISPLGAVVYSVSGERAAEELGGAPGVPCDEVFERWGVEIEVVGGVLEDRGLDVRRAFQ, encoded by the coding sequence ATGCCCCCACTGGACGAACTCGACCACGAGTCCCACGTCGCGGAGACCATCGACCTCGCCCGCGAGGCGGGCGAACGCGGTGACGGCCCCTTCGGGTCGCTCCTCGTCGTCGACGGCGAGGTGGTGATGGCGGAGACGAACCGCGAGTACACCGACGACGACATCACCAGCCACCCGGAACTCACCATCGCGCGCCGCGCGGCGCGAGAACTCACCGCCGAGGAACGCGCACGGGCGATCATGTACACTAGCACCGAACCGTGCCCGATGTGCTCGGGCGGTATCGCCATCTCCCCCCTCGGTGCCGTCGTCTACAGCGTCTCGGGCGAACGGGCGGCCGAGGAACTGGGCGGCGCGCCGGGCGTCCCCTGTGACGAGGTGTTCGAGCGTTGGGGCGTCGAAATCGAGGTGGTCGGCGGCGTCCTCGAAGACCGGGGCCTCGACGTCAGACGGGCGTTCCAGTAG
- a CDS encoding haloalkane dehalogenase, whose translation MGLVRTPEERLDDLPGYPYDPAFVEVGEDDARMAYVDEDGGAEETFLCLHGEPTWGYLYRKMLPTLADEGRVVVPDFVGFGRSDKYDEVEEYTFEMHYESLVAFVEALDLQNVTLVCQDWGSILGLPVAANEFPERFSRIVAMNAVLADGTVDMPEVWYRFKELVETTDDFQVSRLVQSGCETPLSPGVRAAYDAPYHDDASKAGAYAWPPMVPRDPDAPGAAHLREAREALGEWEKPFFALFGDADPITREFRTLLRDLVPSATEQPDVWVEGAGHFIQEDAGGRTAEQIVEFVRRTR comes from the coding sequence ATGGGACTCGTACGTACACCAGAGGAACGCCTCGACGACCTGCCCGGCTACCCCTACGACCCCGCGTTCGTCGAGGTTGGCGAGGACGACGCGCGGATGGCCTACGTGGACGAGGACGGCGGCGCCGAGGAGACGTTCCTCTGTCTCCACGGCGAACCGACGTGGGGCTACCTCTACCGGAAGATGCTCCCGACGCTGGCCGACGAGGGACGCGTCGTCGTCCCCGACTTTGTGGGGTTCGGCCGCTCGGACAAGTACGACGAGGTCGAGGAGTACACCTTCGAGATGCACTACGAGTCGCTCGTGGCGTTCGTCGAGGCACTCGACTTACAGAACGTCACCCTCGTCTGTCAGGACTGGGGGAGCATCCTCGGCCTGCCCGTCGCGGCCAACGAGTTCCCCGAGCGGTTCTCCCGCATCGTGGCGATGAACGCCGTCCTCGCCGACGGCACCGTGGACATGCCCGAGGTGTGGTACCGGTTCAAGGAACTCGTCGAGACCACCGACGACTTCCAGGTGTCCCGCCTCGTCCAGAGCGGCTGTGAAACCCCGCTCTCGCCCGGGGTGCGGGCGGCCTACGACGCCCCGTACCACGACGACGCCTCGAAGGCCGGCGCGTACGCGTGGCCGCCGATGGTCCCCCGCGACCCGGACGCGCCGGGCGCGGCCCACCTCCGGGAGGCCCGCGAGGCCCTCGGCGAGTGGGAGAAGCCCTTCTTCGCGCTGTTCGGCGACGCGGACCCCATCACGCGCGAGTTCCGTACCCTCCTGCGTGACCTCGTCCCCTCGGCGACCGAGCAACCCGACGTGTGGGTCGAGGGGGCAGGACACTTCATCCAGGAGGACGCCGGCGGCCGGACCGCAGAACAGATCGTTGAGTTCGTCCGACGGACCCGCTGA
- a CDS encoding CehA/McbA family metallohydrolase: MARTVSVDMHVHSEGSYDAGDPVELLLEQAADIGLDAIVVTDHDSITESLRAARIAPEYDLVGIPGVEVSTAQGHLLAVGVEERPASYQPLDETVERVRDLGGAAVVPHPFQRTRHGVRKRHIGDCDAVEVYNSWLFTGYRNRRARTFARARGYPDVAASDAHDAAFIGRAYTDIELDTDLSNGELTSEHVVRAIKNGSTRIHGRRKPIPRSAKHYLWAAQRRTGRAVASTAASVVGSVSNLR, from the coding sequence ATGGCCCGGACCGTCAGCGTCGACATGCACGTCCACAGCGAGGGCTCGTACGACGCGGGGGACCCGGTCGAACTCCTCCTCGAACAGGCGGCGGACATCGGCCTCGACGCCATCGTCGTCACGGACCACGACAGCATCACGGAGTCGCTCCGGGCGGCCCGCATCGCCCCGGAGTACGACCTCGTCGGCATCCCCGGCGTGGAGGTGTCGACGGCGCAGGGTCACCTCCTCGCCGTCGGCGTCGAGGAGCGCCCGGCGTCCTACCAGCCACTCGACGAGACGGTCGAACGGGTCCGCGACCTGGGCGGGGCGGCGGTGGTCCCTCATCCCTTCCAGCGCACGCGCCACGGGGTCAGGAAGCGCCACATCGGCGACTGCGACGCCGTCGAGGTGTACAACTCCTGGCTGTTCACTGGCTACCGCAATCGCCGGGCGCGGACGTTCGCCCGCGCTCGCGGCTACCCCGACGTGGCCGCCAGCGACGCCCACGACGCGGCGTTCATCGGGCGGGCGTACACCGACATCGAACTCGACACCGACCTGTCGAACGGCGAGTTGACGAGCGAGCACGTCGTCCGCGCCATCAAGAACGGTTCGACGCGCATCCACGGGCGGCGCAAACCCATCCCGCGGTCGGCGAAACACTACCTCTGGGCCGCACAGCGACGGACCGGCCGCGCGGTCGCGTCGACGGCCGCCAGCGTGGTCGGGTCCGTCTCGAACCTCCGCTGA
- a CDS encoding HalOD1 output domain-containing protein, with the protein MAIHPKDGPPGEEERPRTGGGDGPAVVHCDLGAVDEPSASVVKAVATAVAVDPLDLLGPLSDTVDPDALNDLFVPERSVAECVRFAFAGTTVEVRSDGRVTASPHRSE; encoded by the coding sequence ATGGCGATACACCCGAAAGACGGACCACCGGGAGAGGAGGAACGTCCACGCACGGGAGGAGGCGACGGACCGGCGGTCGTCCACTGCGACCTCGGGGCGGTCGACGAGCCGTCGGCCTCGGTCGTGAAGGCAGTAGCGACGGCGGTGGCCGTCGACCCGCTCGACCTGCTGGGTCCACTGTCGGACACTGTCGACCCCGACGCGCTCAACGACCTGTTCGTCCCCGAGCGGTCGGTCGCGGAGTGCGTCCGGTTCGCCTTCGCCGGCACGACCGTCGAGGTCCGGAGCGACGGGCGAGTCACCGCGAGCCCCCACCGGAGCGAGTGA